A stretch of DNA from Prinia subflava isolate CZ2003 ecotype Zambia chromosome 9, Cam_Psub_1.2, whole genome shotgun sequence:
GGTGAGCTCAAACATTCCCCGCTACATTTTCCCTCTCAAGCAAATCACCCCCCAGGGACCAAGCTTTACCTGGTACCCTGATCAGATCTCCCTGGGTACAAACAGTCTGGTGGCACTCCAAACAACCTTTATTTTTCCAGCACAGGGGTCCACACATCCAAACTGTCTGAAATTTCACCTAACAACTACTTTGGAAGCTTCCTTCTGCACAGGCCACAGAGCATTATTATTTGCCTTGCAGAGTGGAACagactttaaaaggaaaacaaaaagatgtttttttctttctcataagCAAGAACTTCTAACAAGAATTAAGATGCATTTGTCAAGTCAGCAGCATCTACAAtcaagagaaaggaggaaagccTCAGTCCCCTTCTGATGCAACTAATACACAAGCTACACCAAAGAGGTAGAAAGGGTCATGTCTCCGCTGAGCCTGTGGTCCTGAAGCACAGGGTAGCCTGGGGAAAAAGAGCTGTAACTCTGaagtgcagcaccagcaggtgCTTTGGAATATATTTTAAGAGATTGAAATGATTTAGGAGTTACAAGATCAAAGTGTCAATCAAAGTAAATGGAACAGGGGCAGAGAGCTGAGGTCAGCTGGCTGAGCCTATGAATGGAGCTAAAACGCCTTGTTTATCTCAGCACGTGTGTGCACTGAGCCTGAAAGGCACCCGAGCAGCCCACCCACTCCTCCCTGTCAGGCCAGctgaaaaagcacagagaagaCACCGCCAAGGAATGGGCGCAGATTCCCGTCAGTGGCTCTCACTGTAACGGACAGATGAGTGGaaaaagcaagaaggaaaacaacCTTGCTTGGCACCACGCCCACACACACATCCCAgtgcagtggggaaaaaaaggctgggGGCACGTCGCAGCCGTGGATCAGCTTTCTGGCCAGGGAACGAGCAGGTCTGGGAGATGTCTAAACACTGCTCACTCCCAGTCCAGACCGCACCTTCCCACAGCCCTCTGTGAGCAGGAACTCGAGGCTCCCCTGCGGAGCCCTCTCGCTGCAAGCAGGTGGATGCTGACCGCCCCCgagcagctcctccccaccGCGCCCCCGCCACAGGCATGAGCCCACCTTTCTTGAACTCCTCCAGCATGGCATCGAGCTTAGTGTCGTTAAAGACGAAATGCAGCGGGTGGTTGTAGAAGCGGGTGATGGTCTTGAGTGGCGTGCAGTCATCAGGGTCCACAAAAGCCAGGTCCTTAACGAAGAGCAAGTCCACGATGTTGGAGCGGTCACCCTCGAAAACAGGGATGCGGGTGTAACCGCTCTCCATGATCTCGGACATAGTGTTGAAGTCGAGCACAGCCTCAGCAGCGATCATGAAGCAGTCTCGGAGGGGAGTCATCACGTCCTCCACGGTCTTGGTGCGCAGTTCCAGGGCTCCTTGGATAATGTTGAGCTCCTCCTTGACTAGATCGTTATAAGGGTCGGTGACCCGCAGCATCTCCAGCAACTTCTCACGGTTATAGACCGTGCCGATCTCCTGGCCCAGGACACAGTCCAGCAACTTGCTGACGGGGTAGGAGGCCGGGAAGGTCATCATCATGAAAAACTTGGTGAGGAAGATGGTGTTGGCGCCCACGGCCAGGCCGTGCCGAGAGCAAATAGCCTGCGGCACGATCTCGCCGAAGATGACGATACCGATGGTGGAGACCACCACGGCCACCAGCCCAGAGCCGGCAATGTCGTCCAGCAGGATGGTAAGCGTAGTGTTGACCAGGACATTgcccagcaggagggagcacagcaggtAGTTGCCCTGACGCCGCACAGGCTCGATGCGCTTGGCATAGTTCTTCTCTTTGTCCGTGCCACAGTTCTGCACGATACGCAGCTCCATGGGGTCCAGGGCCATCAGGCCCAGGTTGAGGCCACTGAACATGCCCGAGAGGCACAGGAGGAGCGAGATGAAGATGACCTGCAGCCAGAAGGGCAGCAGGAACTTCTTCTCCTCGCCCACGATCATCTTGGTGTCCTCGCCGTCATGGTAGATCCAAGTGGTCTCACCCCAGGGCGGAGGTCCCGCCGGCCCCTCGGCGCCCGCCAGCCCTCCGGGAGCCCCGGGCCccagggcggcggcggcgggggccgaGACGGAGGTGCACAGGTAGTAGGACTTGCTCTTCTCCGTTTTGCGCAGGGGCTTAATCTCGATCTCGATGATGCCCGAGGTGCGGCGGTTGAGCACGATGTGCGGCAGGATGATGATGTCCGAGGTGCGGATGCCGCAGCGCTGCGGGGCCCCACCGCTGCCCGCCGACCCGCCGCCGCCCCTGCCaccgccgcgccccgccggccccgccgccgcccgcccgccctgCCGCCGCTCGTGCTCCGTGAAGGCGATGCGCGACCACGTCTCGTTGTTGATGTTCTGCCCGTAGACCCGCAGCTTCACCCGCGTTCGTTCGCTCACCCGCAGCGCGCCCCCCTCCATGAAGGAGACGTCGTCCGTGTCCTCCAGCCGCAGGCCGATGATCACCGTCTCCTCCGCCGCCGGCGGGGGCACgacggcggcgggcggcgcggcagcggcggcggccgggggcCACCGGCCCAGGCAGCCGCcgagcagcagcaagagcagcaagagcagcaccCGCGCcccccggccgccccccgccATGTTCCCACCGGGCAGCGCGGCCATCTTTAGTCAGGGCTCGgcgccgccgcggccccgcaTCACCGCGCGGCGCCTGCGGCGTGCCCCGGCTcccccggcggcggcggtggcggcgggcgcggcggcgggcgaGGCGCGGGCTCGGCTGCCCGCGAAACCCGACGGGCGGCGACTGCCGAGCCGGGCCGACCAGCGCCGCCTCTacccgcgcccgccccgccccgccccgccccgcccgccgcgaGGGGGCGGGGGCTCCGCCCGGCGCCGCCAATCAGCGCCCGCCTGCGCTCCAATCAGCGCCAGGCCacgcccccgccgcgccccgcccccgccccagccccgggggcgCGTGACTCCGGTGTGTACGCCGGGcgcgcgggggcggggccgaCCGTAGGGCTGCGGCCAATGGCGGCGGCGCTCGGGGCCGAAGGGGGCGGAGCCTCAGGAGGGGCGCGACCAATGGGGGTACGGTGCGGCCGGCGCGCGCGGTGCTCGGCAGGAGCGGTCCCGGGCGCGCCCGCGCCGCGGCAGGGGCGGTCGGACGGGCCGGGTGAtcccgctgcccccgccgctcccgcccggcccACGGCCACCGCCGCTCGCCTCGGACCGGCCACGCCGCTCGCCCCCTTCAGCGGCCCGGGAGCGCCGCCCCGCGTCCGCTCGCCGCACCGGTCGGCGGTCGCGCAGCGCTCCCTGGCGGCCCCACCGCGCGTCGTAGGCCCGGCCCGACGGGGCGCATCCCGGTGCCTCCCGCCGGGATCTGCTGCGGCAGGGGCGGCTCTCTCAGCCGTGACTGTATCCCGGTCGGCCCCGAGGCGCTGGCGGTGCAGTACCGTGCGGCGTTCAGAAATCGCACTGCGGGCCTCGGGCACCATCCGGCCCGACATCTCCTCGGCTGTGTCGCAGCTCAGAGCGGAATTAACCATTAAATACTGAACAGGGACGGGCCGCGCTCCTCCCGCACCTCTGCGCTGCTCCGCCGCCCCGTGCCGGGGTGCGGGGTGAGCGGGGCTGGGGTCTGGGGCTCCCGTCGAGGACGTCCAAAGCCGCCCCAGTTGTCCTGCTCCGCTCATCATCTGTTCATGGTGAAGGGAGGGCCGAGAGCCCCGATTCATGAAAGCTCCTGTGAATTCCCGTGTGCCATGTCCCACCGCCCCGAGGGCCTGGCTGTTTCCAAAGTTTCGGCTGCTGTGCCGCAATCCCAGCGGGGGCAACACACCCCACACCCGGCCGGCACCGCTCCGTGTCCAGCAGTTGTGAATGAGCTCAGCATCCTGCACAGCCAGAGACCAACAGCCGTGGGGGCAACCAGTGCGGCTTGTGGTGGCTGACACCCCTTAGAGACAGTGAAACAGCCGCCTTGCTGTTTAAGTGCTTGGGAAATGGAAGAATAAATTGTGCAGGGCAACCCAATACAGTGTGGAGCACGGCACAGTGCTCTGGGGGCTGTAGTCACAAATCTTTCCTGGTCCCAAACCTCATTCAGCTTCTCCTAAGGGAGTTCCTGCTCCCCTAAGGAGGTGACAGGTGTCCCTGAACCACAGTGACATCCTGCTAACCACAGGGCTAGCAGGGACTCAGGAaccccttcccttttccctcagaGTGAATCAGAACCATCACAACCTCTGGCTGCT
This window harbors:
- the CNNM2 gene encoding metal transporter CNNM2 isoform X2 — encoded protein: MAALPGGNMAGGGRGARVLLLLLLLLLGGCLGRWPPAAAAAAPPAAVVPPPAAEETVIIGLRLEDTDDVSFMEGGALRVSERTRVKLRVYGQNINNETWSRIAFTEHERRQGGRAAAGPAGRGGGRGGGGSAGSGGAPQRCGIRTSDIIILPHIVLNRRTSGIIEIEIKPLRKTEKSKSYYLCTSVSAPAAAALGPGAPGGLAGAEGPAGPPPWGETTWIYHDGEDTKMIVGEEKKFLLPFWLQVIFISLLLCLSGMFSGLNLGLMALDPMELRIVQNCGTDKEKNYAKRIEPVRRQGNYLLCSLLLGNVLVNTTLTILLDDIAGSGLVAVVVSTIGIVIFGEIVPQAICSRHGLAVGANTIFLTKFFMMMTFPASYPVSKLLDCVLGQEIGTVYNREKLLEMLRVTDPYNDLVKEELNIIQGALELRTKTVEDVMTPLRDCFMIAAEAVLDFNTMSEIMESGYTRIPVFEGDRSNIVDLLFVKDLAFVDPDDCTPLKTITRFYNHPLHFVFNDTKLDAMLEEFKKGKSHLAIVQRVNNEGEGDPFYEVLGIVTLEDVIEEIIKSEILDETDLYTDNKTKKKVAHRDRKQDFSAFKQTDSEMKVKISPQLLLAMHRFLATEVEAFGPSQMSEKILLRLLKHPNVIQELKYDEKNKKAPEHYLYQRNKPVDYFVLILQGKVEVEAGKEGMKFEAGAFSYYGVMALTASPAENKSPPRPCGLNHSDSLNRSDRIDAVTPTLGSSNNQLNASFLQVYVPDYSVKALTDIQFVKISRQQYQNALMASRMDKTPQSSDSENTKIELTLTELHDGLPDETANLLNEQNCVTHSKPNHSMHSEGAI
- the CNNM2 gene encoding metal transporter CNNM2 isoform X1, which produces MAALPGGNMAGGGRGARVLLLLLLLLLGGCLGRWPPAAAAAAPPAAVVPPPAAEETVIIGLRLEDTDDVSFMEGGALRVSERTRVKLRVYGQNINNETWSRIAFTEHERRQGGRAAAGPAGRGGGRGGGGSAGSGGAPQRCGIRTSDIIILPHIVLNRRTSGIIEIEIKPLRKTEKSKSYYLCTSVSAPAAAALGPGAPGGLAGAEGPAGPPPWGETTWIYHDGEDTKMIVGEEKKFLLPFWLQVIFISLLLCLSGMFSGLNLGLMALDPMELRIVQNCGTDKEKNYAKRIEPVRRQGNYLLCSLLLGNVLVNTTLTILLDDIAGSGLVAVVVSTIGIVIFGEIVPQAICSRHGLAVGANTIFLTKFFMMMTFPASYPVSKLLDCVLGQEIGTVYNREKLLEMLRVTDPYNDLVKEELNIIQGALELRTKTVEDVMTPLRDCFMIAAEAVLDFNTMSEIMESGYTRIPVFEGDRSNIVDLLFVKDLAFVDPDDCTPLKTITRFYNHPLHFVFNDTKLDAMLEEFKKGKSHLAIVQRVNNEGEGDPFYEVLGIVTLEDVIEEIIKSEILDETDLYTDNKTKKKVAHRDRKQDFSAFKQTDSEMKVKISPQLLLAMHRFLATEVEAFGPSQMSEKILLRLLKHPNVIQELKYDEKNKKAPEHYLYQRNKPVDYFVLILQGKVEVEAGKEGMKFEAGAFSYYGVMALTASPVPLSLSRTFVVSRTELLAAGSPAENKSPPRPCGLNHSDSLNRSDRIDAVTPTLGSSNNQLNASFLQVYVPDYSVKALTDIQFVKISRQQYQNALMASRMDKTPQSSDSENTKIELTLTELHDGLPDETANLLNEQNCVTHSKPNHSMHSEGAI